The Entelurus aequoreus isolate RoL-2023_Sb linkage group LG04, RoL_Eaeq_v1.1, whole genome shotgun sequence nucleotide sequence tgtgtgtgggggggatggGGGGTGTGGCTCAATGAAAGCACTCCAATGGAAACCAACAACTTTTCATTTGTTtgtatgtgttttttgtttgttttctcttTACATCTCAAGCTCCCCAATCTTTTGCCGTAGAGCTGGTTGGCAATGATTCCGCTCCAACACTACATTGCATACTTTTGTGTCCATTCCCGGGCTATTTTGTTGTACCTGTGAGCACACAAGGGAGACAAAACCATTACAAAATATATCTGCTGCCTGTCTTATGATTACGTTTTATTGATCATTAGCATTCCACCACCACcccaaagtgtttgtgtcactgTGGCATCTCTCTACGTCacttgtgtgtgagtgacaggacgaAAAAACATGGACTCCTTTGGGGAGAAGTTGTTTGTCACCACCGGTTGTGGTGTGCATGCATAAACCTCCAGATCCTGAATAATGATGCCTATTTGACAGGTGGCGTTCGCTATTCATTCTTGTGGATGAAGGTTAATTGTGCTATGATGTCTATCAGAGCAGAGGctactatttgaaaaaaaataggtGAATAGTCCTTCCTGGATTTTGCCATACATTTTTGTAATTATTGCTTCCGAAAATATCTGGTTTTGCAGCATGTTTTGAGGTTTATTTTTTCTCAATAACACTGCAACAGCTTGTGATTCCACAAATGTGTACTGAATGTTAATGTACCTGTGACACACTGTAATGTGTGGTTATGTATTCTTTATTCACAAACCCTTTATATTTTAACGTTTATGATGGGTGTTGTATCTCCATATTACTACCAGGAGGCATTACCATCTCAGTAAGTCCGTTGGTAAAGCAGGCAAGCTAGAGAAGAAAAAACACTACTTGTTGTCATTTATGTGTTCCTTACAGGAGTACACTGTATCTACCAACTACAGGTATTGGATAAAGTTGCATGGATTGGTTGAAATAGTGCCGATATGCATGATTTAGCGCGATCACATCGTGAAATCTGGTAGTGTCTGTTCAATGCTGTGTTAAAAAAAAGCCTGCTGCTTGCCAATCAGTCACAACATTGTGAAGAACTTTTTACAATTCTACTTAGCCAAttaaacactaataataataaagataacGATGAAAGCTATATGGTGCAAGACTACCTAATGATTATATTTTTTACATCAGCAATTGTATGTGTGCTTTATTTAAGTACCTAGATCTAGaactataaaacaaaaaaaaccaaaaaaatcctAATCAAAAACTATGATGTGAATAAGAAAACATACTTTTCCCTGTCCGTCTTGTAGATACGGGCGATCTCCGGTACTAAGGGGTCATCCGGGTTTGGGTCGCACAGCAGAGAGCAGATGGACAGGAGAACTGAGAAGGACACAGCAAAGGTGAACAAACCATCAACCAGAATAATGTATTTGGTAGCAGCCAGCACTTGGATGTGATAACATCATAGAAAAAGACCTTTGTCTCTGACATATGAAAATCCTGCTTTAATATGTGTCATTCAATATGCATAAAACACGATTTTTTATAGGTTTAGCTAGAAATGcactagtgtaaagttctaatgttttgcttttcatgtttttaCCCACCTTTGGCAAATGAATTTGCCAATAAAACAAATATGATGTTTATGTTCCCCCACTGCAATGACAAGGGAATAGCAGTAATTGACTGACTAAAAAAGTAGGTTTAAAGTTTGTTCAAATTataagacataataataataatactacagtGCTCCCTTGCCATAACATGGTTCATTGTATTTTTATACAAGtgtatttgttatttattctCTTCAACATAAATATGCCCAGAATATAAATATGACTGGGCCTAACCTTACATTCAGCACTTTCTAATGATTTTAGTAGGGATCTATGTCCGCAAAAAAATCAATTATCATGTTATGATGATAACATGCTTTTGGTAGAGTAGTAAGGATAATGTGCATGACCGCCACCCATGGCAGTCACAATGGATTTTCTTGGTTCTGTAATTTCTAAAATAGTAGTGCAGTTAGTTGTGTAAAATTACCTTTGGAGATGGTGAGAGCTGGAGACCACTGTGATCGCAGGATGTCAAGACAAATGCTGCCATTGCTGTTGATATTTGGATGGTAGATTCTTGTGGTAAATGCAACCTGACCAGACAACAAACCCAAGGAGGTCAACAATGAAGGGTAACACAAGAGTAAGATCTCTGCCATTTGTAATTtgggccatgtccacacaaacacagatACTTTCA carries:
- the LOC133648899 gene encoding ubiquitin-conjugating enzyme E2 D2; the encoded protein is MALKRIHKELNDFARDPPAQCSAGPVGDDSFHWQATIMGPNDSPYQGGVFFLTIHFPTDYPFKPPKVAFTTRIYHPNINSNGSICLDILRSQWSPALTISKVLLSICSLLCDPNPDDPLVPEIARIYKTDREKYNKIAREWTQKYAM